In one window of Salmo salar unplaced genomic scaffold, Ssal_v3.1, whole genome shotgun sequence DNA:
- the LOC123732630 gene encoding extensin-like, whose amino-acid sequence MQTPTHPDPPHPAPQPRPTPLHNPDPPRSRTPPLPHSRTPTHLAPQPRPTPLHHPDPPRSRNPLHNPDPPRSRTLTNPDPPSPLHNPDPPRSRTQTHPAPETPATSLQNPRPTPLQNPPTHSAPEPPNHSAPEPQPTPLQNPDPPRSRTQTHPAPEPRSRTQTHPLSAPTTTTTFSVSSPFQRSSSLLSQRNTSRRT is encoded by the exons ATGCA AACCCCGACCCACCCCGACCCACCCCACCCCGCTCCACAACCCAGACCCACCCCGCTCCACAACCCAGACCCACCCCGCTCCAGAACCCCGCCCCTACCCCACTCCAGAACCCCGACCCACCTCGCTCCACaaccccgacccaccccgctccaccaccccgacccaccccgctccaGAAACCCGCTCCACaaccccgacccaccccgctccaGAACCCTGACCAACCCCGACCCACCCTCCCCGCTCCACaaccccgacccaccccgctccaGAACCCAGACCCACCCCGCTCCAGAAACCCCGGCCACCTCGCTCCAGAACCCCCGGCCCACCCCGCTCCAGAACCCCCCGACCCACTCCGCTCCAGAACCCCCGAACCACTCCGCTCCAGAACCCCAACCCACCCCGCTCCAGaaccccgacccaccccgctccaGAACCCAGACCCACCCCGCTCCAGAACCCCGCTCCAGAACCCAGACCCACCCC CTCTCGGCTCCAACCACAACCACGACCTTCTCTGTCAGCTCACCCTTCCagcgctcctcctctctcctctctcagaggAACACATCTAGACGGACGTGA